The following are encoded in a window of Verrucomicrobiota bacterium genomic DNA:
- a CDS encoding SDR family oxidoreductase: MPEVKVAIVTGAASGIGRALAVYYARHGVRTVIGTFPGDPHDPEETLRLVTEASGKAVIHEVDVRSTPSVDSFAQRAITEYGRLDYAVANAGVLRNAALSDMSDERWNDMLDVDLTGVLRTLRAGAAKMTGDGAMVAVSSIAGGVYGWEEHAHYAAAKAGVLGLIRSLAVELAPREIRVNAVIPGLIETPQSLDPVNSLGPDGLRRAGKDIPWGRVGRPEEVASVIGFLTSEDARYITGQPLIVDGGLTVKMRA; encoded by the coding sequence ATGCCTGAGGTCAAAGTAGCCATCGTTACCGGCGCTGCCAGCGGGATCGGCCGCGCGCTTGCGGTCTACTACGCACGGCATGGCGTCCGTACCGTAATCGGAACGTTCCCGGGTGATCCCCACGACCCGGAAGAGACCCTTCGTCTGGTAACGGAGGCAAGTGGCAAAGCGGTCATTCACGAGGTGGATGTCCGGAGCACCCCTTCGGTCGATTCCTTCGCCCAAAGGGCGATAACGGAGTATGGCCGGCTCGATTATGCGGTGGCAAACGCTGGCGTTCTCCGGAATGCCGCCCTGTCCGATATGTCGGACGAGCGTTGGAACGACATGCTCGACGTCGATCTTACCGGCGTGCTGCGCACCCTGCGCGCCGGGGCGGCAAAAATGACCGGGGACGGTGCCATGGTTGCCGTTTCCTCGATCGCCGGCGGCGTCTACGGATGGGAGGAGCACGCCCATTACGCCGCGGCGAAAGCGGGCGTGCTCGGGTTGATCCGCAGCCTGGCCGTTGAGCTGGCCCCGCGAGAGATCCGCGTGAACGCCGTGATCCCGGGTCTCATCGAGACGCCTCAGTCACTGGACCCGGTCAATTCACTGGGGCCGGATGGCTTGCGACGTGCCGGCAAGGACATCCCCTGGGGGCGTGTCGGGCGGCCGGAGGAGGTTGCCAGCGTCATCGGATTCCTCACCTCGGAAGACGCCCGGTACATCACTGGCCAGCCCCTGATTGTCGATGGTGGCCTGACCGTAAAAATGCGGGCCTGA
- a CDS encoding asparaginase → MNEGQDIVVVGTGGTISSRFDPSQGRVTASQDLEEIVALLPDRTNLPRVRFQNFTKISGFEMTIEVAHSVVRHIASLLADPEVGGVVVTQGTDTMEETSFLADLLLPSGKPVIFTGAQLPHDHPQTDGPRNILDSIRAAASPDSIGLGVMVCFNGRLHAARDVTKVHTSALETFQSYDHGALGCVDDGLVVIFRRPRFRALLSADRLDKRVDLIRLVLGMEARVLDAALANGVDGIVVEAFGRGNATTEFGRGVSRACAAGVPVVVTSRCPSGRVRAIYGSGGGGGRDLEDAGAIFAGDLKGPKARIALIVALSDPGARVQLRELFAALAP, encoded by the coding sequence GTGAACGAAGGCCAAGACATCGTCGTGGTTGGTACGGGCGGCACCATTTCGTCCCGTTTCGATCCCTCTCAGGGACGAGTAACCGCTTCGCAGGATCTGGAGGAGATCGTGGCGTTGCTTCCCGACCGTACGAATCTCCCCAGGGTTAGGTTTCAAAATTTCACAAAGATCTCGGGATTCGAGATGACCATCGAAGTCGCGCATTCTGTCGTGAGGCATATTGCAAGTCTTCTCGCCGATCCGGAAGTGGGAGGGGTGGTCGTGACCCAGGGTACGGATACCATGGAGGAAACAAGTTTCCTGGCAGATCTGTTGCTGCCTTCTGGAAAGCCTGTCATTTTTACCGGGGCCCAGTTGCCGCATGATCATCCCCAGACCGATGGGCCGCGAAACATCCTGGATTCGATTCGAGCAGCGGCTTCGCCTGATTCAATCGGGCTGGGAGTAATGGTCTGCTTCAATGGCCGGCTGCACGCGGCCAGGGACGTAACAAAAGTTCATACGAGTGCGCTGGAGACGTTTCAGTCGTACGACCACGGCGCATTAGGTTGCGTGGACGACGGCCTGGTCGTTATCTTTCGCCGGCCGCGTTTTCGTGCTTTGCTGTCAGCCGACCGCCTGGATAAACGGGTGGACCTGATTCGTTTGGTCCTGGGAATGGAAGCTCGTGTCCTGGACGCCGCGCTGGCGAACGGCGTTGACGGCATCGTGGTAGAAGCCTTTGGGCGCGGCAATGCCACCACCGAGTTCGGCCGCGGCGTAAGCCGAGCGTGCGCAGCAGGCGTTCCTGTGGTTGTCACCTCACGCTGCCCGAGCGGTCGAGTGCGGGCCATTTATGGAAGTGGCGGGGGAGGAGGCCGCGATCTGGAGGACGCTGGCGCCATTTTCGCAGGGGACCTCAAAGGTCCCAAGGCCCGCATCGCATTGATCGTTGCCCTTAGCGATCCTGGCGCGCGCGTGCAGCTGCGTGAGCTGTTCGCCGCGCTTGCGCCATAG
- a CDS encoding KUP/HAK/KT family potassium transporter produces the protein MNLQASNHPHPGSTPPVRSSSLAALGLAALGIVFGDIGTSPLYTLKTILSMAPGTPTNDVVLGVLSLIIWTLIIITSVKYVAFAMSIDNDGEGGILALMSLLGTKKHQRPVIVAVGLFGAALIYGDGAITPAISVLSALEGLKIATPAVEPYVLPGAVAILIALFAIQPQGTARIGKAFGPIMSVWFLVIAVMGIAGIARHPAVLAALNPLYGMRFLFSNGFASFLILGGVFLCVTGAEALYADMGHFGPRPIRLTWSFIVLPSLVLNYAGQSALVLEGTPTTDNIFYRLCPAPLLIPFVILATIATIIASQAIITGAFSMTRQAIQLGWLPRLKIVQTSEEGYGQIYVGAVNWLLMIVTIGLTLFFGKSDNLAAAYGIAVSATMILTTGLLFIAMRDIWGWSLFATAAVAGVFFCIDAGFFLANLAKVAEGGYVPLLLAALVYSVMFIWHQGAVTVAQRLPEEEVPIEEFMRSIESQNIPRVSGTGIFLTRTAHVVPPVMIWHVKHNRALAEHLLVLNAVSEAVPWVNDSERLVVTEVQPNYWRGTAHFGFMERPDIPAVFKQMCAQNYSMNFSDAVYYVGHGTIVPRDDARGLAKLQQALYIAMERNSVHVSDFFRLPDDNVVLIGRRVTI, from the coding sequence ATGAACCTCCAAGCAAGCAACCATCCGCATCCCGGTTCAACGCCACCGGTCCGAAGCTCCAGCCTCGCCGCCCTGGGCCTGGCAGCGCTCGGGATTGTCTTTGGCGATATCGGCACCAGCCCGCTCTATACACTCAAGACCATCTTGAGCATGGCCCCCGGCACACCCACAAACGACGTTGTGCTTGGTGTGCTGTCGCTAATCATCTGGACGTTAATCATCATCACATCAGTGAAATATGTCGCCTTTGCCATGAGCATCGACAACGATGGGGAAGGCGGCATTCTTGCCTTGATGTCGCTGCTGGGTACCAAAAAGCATCAGCGGCCCGTCATCGTCGCAGTCGGGCTTTTTGGGGCCGCATTAATTTATGGCGACGGTGCAATCACGCCCGCGATCTCGGTGCTCTCTGCGCTTGAAGGACTCAAAATCGCGACGCCGGCCGTCGAGCCGTACGTGCTGCCGGGAGCGGTGGCGATCCTCATTGCTCTTTTTGCGATTCAGCCTCAGGGCACCGCTCGGATTGGCAAGGCCTTCGGCCCGATTATGTCCGTATGGTTTTTGGTGATTGCGGTTATGGGTATCGCCGGCATAGCCCGTCATCCAGCCGTGCTTGCGGCCTTGAACCCCCTCTATGGGATGCGCTTCCTGTTCTCAAACGGCTTTGCGAGCTTTCTCATTCTGGGCGGCGTTTTTCTATGTGTAACAGGAGCCGAAGCGCTTTACGCCGACATGGGCCATTTCGGCCCGCGCCCGATTCGATTGACCTGGTCGTTTATTGTCCTGCCAAGTCTGGTGCTGAACTATGCAGGACAATCCGCTCTTGTGCTTGAAGGTACGCCGACGACGGACAACATTTTTTACCGGCTGTGTCCTGCACCCTTGCTGATCCCGTTCGTCATCCTGGCTACAATCGCGACTATCATCGCCAGCCAGGCGATCATTACCGGAGCGTTCTCCATGACCCGTCAAGCTATCCAACTCGGCTGGCTGCCGCGCTTGAAGATCGTACAAACATCCGAAGAGGGTTACGGTCAGATCTATGTCGGAGCTGTCAACTGGCTGCTGATGATAGTCACGATTGGCCTGACCCTGTTTTTCGGCAAGTCCGACAATCTGGCCGCCGCTTACGGTATCGCTGTATCTGCAACGATGATATTGACAACCGGGCTACTGTTTATCGCGATGCGCGATATCTGGGGCTGGAGCTTGTTTGCTACTGCTGCAGTCGCGGGCGTATTCTTCTGCATCGATGCCGGTTTCTTCCTCGCGAATCTCGCCAAGGTGGCTGAGGGCGGTTACGTTCCGCTGCTTCTGGCCGCACTGGTCTATTCCGTCATGTTCATCTGGCACCAAGGGGCCGTCACGGTCGCACAACGCCTCCCCGAGGAGGAGGTCCCGATCGAAGAGTTCATGCGTTCGATCGAATCGCAAAATATTCCGCGAGTTTCCGGGACAGGAATTTTTCTCACTCGGACTGCGCACGTTGTCCCACCGGTCATGATCTGGCACGTAAAACATAATCGGGCACTGGCGGAACATTTGTTGGTGCTGAACGCGGTTAGCGAAGCGGTGCCATGGGTCAACGATTCGGAGCGCCTCGTGGTCACCGAAGTGCAGCCGAATTATTGGCGCGGGACAGCGCACTTCGGTTTCATGGAGAGGCCGGATATTCCGGCGGTGTTCAAACAAATGTGCGCGCAAAACTACTCCATGAATTTCAGTGATGCTGTGTACTACGTCGGTCACGGCACGATTGTCCCCAGGGATGATGCCAGGGGATTGGCCAAATTGCAGCAAGCGCTCTATATCGCAATGGAGCGGAACTCCGTACACGTCAGCGACTTTTTCCGTCTGCCGGATGACAACGTCGTCTTGATCGGTCGCAGGGTCACGATCTAG
- a CDS encoding MFS transporter, which yields MSKTSLSIDLSTPAANEKRRFPAFSKKDTNIATILALLAWTVAVFDYGLFGTILPAMQKEFRWTEPEAYAVNTWIAVGTAIVCFALGPVIDRLGRRKGMMTSIGGTAVVSFLTILIPAGLGFVSNGLLVLIRSFGGLGFSEQAVNATYMNEVYQVTEDEKKRKRPGFHYSFIQGGWPLGFLLASALALVCLPVFGWRPLYAMAAVPAAIIVWVISRKLKETPQFELHHKLTQLETQGKSEEAHGLAASYGVEHSSAAPLKRIWEPHLRRNTIVFSLAWIVNFFGIMIFSVLGSSVLKNAKGIELSAAFWMLIVINLIAYFGYVFHGWLGDQIGRKPTIVIGWVLSGISFAIMLSPIAVHPTLIILTYGAGLFFLVGPYAAIQYFMAECYPVSCRATGTTFIGAMSQPGTILGGALFTAVAAAAGTGTAALWVGALGTLLSGIIMIGTKIPTEALLEEPHA from the coding sequence GTGAGCAAAACCTCCCTGAGCATTGACCTTTCAACTCCGGCTGCAAACGAGAAGCGCAGGTTCCCCGCATTTTCCAAAAAGGACACCAACATCGCCACGATACTGGCCTTGCTCGCCTGGACCGTGGCGGTCTTTGACTATGGCCTTTTCGGTACCATTCTGCCGGCCATGCAGAAAGAATTCCGCTGGACGGAGCCGGAAGCCTATGCTGTGAACACCTGGATCGCCGTCGGCACCGCCATCGTATGTTTTGCCCTCGGTCCGGTGATCGACCGCCTGGGGCGCCGCAAAGGCATGATGACGTCAATCGGCGGCACCGCCGTCGTGTCTTTCCTGACGATCCTGATCCCAGCGGGCTTGGGGTTCGTCAGCAACGGATTGCTCGTTCTCATCCGCTCGTTTGGTGGGCTGGGTTTCTCCGAACAGGCAGTCAACGCCACCTACATGAACGAGGTTTACCAGGTGACCGAGGATGAAAAGAAGCGCAAACGCCCCGGATTCCATTACTCCTTCATTCAAGGAGGCTGGCCGTTAGGGTTCCTGTTGGCCAGTGCACTGGCCCTTGTCTGTCTGCCGGTTTTTGGCTGGCGCCCGCTGTATGCGATGGCGGCCGTACCGGCGGCGATCATTGTCTGGGTGATCTCCAGGAAATTGAAGGAAACGCCACAGTTTGAACTCCATCACAAGCTGACTCAGCTGGAAACACAGGGTAAATCGGAGGAAGCGCACGGGCTGGCGGCTTCCTACGGGGTGGAACATTCCTCGGCGGCGCCATTGAAGCGCATTTGGGAACCGCACCTTCGCCGGAACACAATCGTGTTCTCACTGGCCTGGATCGTCAACTTTTTCGGCATTATGATCTTTAGCGTCTTGGGCAGCTCGGTCCTCAAGAACGCAAAGGGCATAGAATTGTCCGCTGCTTTCTGGATGTTGATCGTCATCAACCTTATCGCTTATTTCGGCTACGTCTTCCACGGCTGGCTCGGAGACCAGATCGGCCGCAAGCCGACGATCGTCATCGGCTGGGTTCTGTCCGGGATATCTTTTGCCATTATGCTCAGTCCTATCGCAGTGCACCCCACGCTGATTATTCTTACCTATGGAGCAGGGCTGTTCTTCCTGGTCGGTCCCTACGCCGCCATCCAATACTTCATGGCAGAGTGCTACCCCGTAAGTTGCCGGGCCACCGGTACAACGTTCATCGGCGCGATGAGCCAACCTGGAACCATCCTTGGAGGGGCCCTGTTCACCGCCGTGGCAGCTGCCGCGGGCACCGGAACCGCTGCCCTGTGGGTAGGGGCATTGGGAACGTTGCTGTCGGGTATCATCATGATCGGTACCAAAATCCCCACCGAGGCGCTCTTAGAGGAACCCCATGCCTGA
- a CDS encoding sigma 54-interacting transcriptional regulator, with the protein MNVEALQRVALAVAQERRLESVMRTIVQGIAEAPDVALVRLWYVDPGAAEPHASAQRDCRGQTGCLQLAASAGRPLAAGEDWSRLNGSFSRFPFGVGKVGVIAQSGESVLIPDLSAGQPWVLRPDWVIRERLRSFAGHPLKFRDDVLGVLGLFSRARLTESDFRWLRTFADHAAVAIVNARSFEELERLRAQLERENEYLQTEIKEAFAFGDLLGASPALSKVLSQLQLVSHTAVTVLITGESGTGKELAARAVHERSARRQRPFVKVNCGALPEHLFESEFFGHVRGAFTGAVKDRMGRFQVAEGGTLFLDEIGELPLGLQAKLLRVLQDQQFERVGDDRTVTSDVRIIAATNRDLKQAVEAGTFRRDLYYRLSVFPIEMPPLRERRGDIALLAAHFLRTSARRLKVNVPPLTTSQVEQLQAYDWPGNVRELQNVVERALILAQNGQLSLDLERPRTRSLEPSAEQGGLARFDSPQASIFTRAELRERERESIAAALRRTQGKIAGPRGAAALLGMKPTTLTSRMKALRLERFGAG; encoded by the coding sequence GTGAACGTTGAAGCCCTTCAGCGCGTGGCCCTGGCGGTGGCGCAAGAACGCCGTTTGGAGTCCGTGATGCGGACCATCGTTCAGGGCATCGCCGAAGCACCCGATGTGGCGTTGGTTCGCCTCTGGTACGTCGACCCGGGTGCGGCGGAACCGCACGCCAGCGCTCAACGGGATTGCCGCGGCCAAACCGGCTGCCTTCAACTCGCGGCCAGTGCCGGACGGCCGTTGGCAGCGGGGGAAGACTGGTCGCGGCTCAACGGGAGCTTCAGCCGCTTTCCCTTCGGCGTCGGAAAGGTCGGTGTGATTGCCCAGTCGGGCGAATCGGTGCTGATCCCGGACCTGAGCGCGGGCCAGCCTTGGGTACTCCGGCCCGACTGGGTGATCCGCGAGCGGCTTCGGAGCTTTGCCGGCCATCCCCTGAAATTCCGAGACGACGTGCTCGGCGTCCTCGGCCTTTTCAGCAGGGCCCGCCTTACCGAGAGCGATTTTCGCTGGCTTCGCACCTTTGCCGATCATGCTGCGGTGGCCATCGTTAACGCCCGCAGCTTTGAAGAACTTGAGCGGCTGCGCGCCCAACTCGAACGGGAAAACGAGTACCTGCAAACCGAGATTAAAGAAGCGTTCGCTTTCGGGGATCTCCTGGGCGCTTCCCCGGCTTTGTCGAAAGTGCTCAGCCAGCTTCAGTTGGTGTCCCACACGGCGGTCACCGTGCTCATCACGGGCGAGTCCGGCACCGGCAAGGAACTGGCTGCGCGTGCGGTGCACGAACGCAGCGCGCGCCGGCAGCGGCCGTTCGTCAAGGTCAACTGCGGCGCCCTGCCTGAGCACCTGTTTGAAAGCGAATTCTTCGGCCACGTCCGAGGTGCATTTACCGGGGCGGTGAAGGACCGCATGGGCCGGTTCCAGGTGGCCGAAGGCGGCACGCTCTTTCTGGACGAAATCGGCGAACTGCCGTTGGGCCTGCAAGCCAAACTGCTTCGGGTGTTGCAGGACCAGCAGTTCGAACGCGTCGGCGATGACCGAACCGTGACGTCCGATGTCCGGATCATTGCCGCGACCAACCGGGATTTGAAGCAGGCGGTTGAAGCCGGGACCTTCCGCCGGGATTTATACTACCGGCTCAGCGTGTTTCCGATCGAAATGCCCCCGCTACGGGAGCGCCGGGGAGACATTGCCCTTCTGGCGGCGCACTTTTTACGAACGTCGGCGAGGCGCCTGAAAGTGAACGTTCCCCCGCTCACGACGAGCCAAGTGGAACAACTGCAAGCGTACGATTGGCCCGGCAACGTGCGTGAGTTGCAAAACGTGGTGGAACGCGCGCTCATCCTGGCGCAGAACGGGCAGCTGAGCCTTGACCTCGAACGCCCGAGGACCCGTTCGTTGGAGCCTTCCGCTGAGCAGGGCGGCCTGGCGCGATTCGATTCTCCCCAGGCATCCATTTTCACACGGGCGGAGCTCAGGGAACGCGAACGCGAGAGCATTGCCGCCGCCCTGCGCCGGACCCAAGGAAAGATCGCGGGTCCGCGGGGGGCGGCCGCATTACTGGGCATGAAACCCACGACGTTGACCTCGCGCATGAAAGCCCTTCGGCTCGAGCGTTTTGGTGCCGGTTAG
- a CDS encoding GTP-binding protein, whose protein sequence is MPVNVITGFLGSGKTTLLRKLLVSDLAGETAVLINEFGEIGIDHLLVKEVAPDAVLLKSGCVCCSIRGDLKGALVQLFSRRQKGDIPCFRRVILETTGLADPAPIFATIVADLMLRHHFRLGPIITVIDAFNASLQEGLHPEWTAQVTSADRLILAKSDLVPAEACEKLRSRLKVLNPAAPIAMNSAVENGDLSLLTAGLHDPRPDIEVERWIRNFGTDQSPNGPIDDKRHEGHRHAEHADVNAFCLTFDRQINWVAFGLWLSMLLNRHGRDVLRVKGILNLSGTRYPIAIHGVQHLVHPPVHLTAWPDDDRRSRIVFIVRGIQPAAVERSFAAFVGI, encoded by the coding sequence ATCCCCGTCAACGTGATTACCGGCTTCCTCGGGAGCGGCAAGACGACGTTGTTGCGAAAACTCCTCGTCTCCGATCTCGCCGGCGAGACCGCAGTGTTGATAAACGAATTCGGTGAGATCGGAATCGACCATTTGTTAGTTAAAGAGGTCGCCCCGGACGCGGTCCTCCTAAAGAGCGGCTGCGTTTGCTGCTCGATACGCGGCGATCTTAAGGGGGCCTTGGTTCAGTTATTCTCCAGGCGGCAAAAGGGAGATATTCCTTGCTTTCGGCGGGTTATTTTGGAGACGACCGGCCTAGCAGATCCGGCGCCGATCTTCGCAACCATCGTGGCTGATCTGATGCTGCGCCATCATTTCAGACTCGGCCCTATCATCACGGTCATCGACGCTTTTAATGCTTCTTTGCAGGAAGGTTTGCATCCGGAGTGGACGGCGCAGGTGACCTCGGCGGATCGGTTGATCCTTGCGAAATCCGATCTGGTGCCTGCCGAAGCCTGCGAAAAGCTTCGATCACGCCTGAAGGTCCTCAATCCAGCCGCGCCAATAGCAATGAACTCCGCGGTAGAGAATGGCGACTTATCCCTTCTAACCGCAGGTCTGCACGACCCGCGTCCGGATATTGAAGTGGAGCGGTGGATACGAAATTTCGGGACCGATCAGAGCCCAAATGGTCCGATCGACGATAAACGGCATGAGGGCCACCGTCACGCGGAGCATGCTGACGTTAACGCATTCTGTCTGACGTTCGACCGGCAGATAAACTGGGTTGCTTTCGGTCTTTGGCTTTCCATGTTGCTGAACCGGCACGGTCGCGATGTACTGAGAGTTAAAGGGATTCTCAATTTGAGTGGCACGAGGTATCCGATCGCGATCCATGGAGTGCAGCACCTGGTTCATCCCCCCGTTCACCTGACCGCATGGCCGGATGACGACCGGCGGTCACGCATCGTTTTTATCGTGCGAGGAATTCAGCCGGCAGCGGTCGAAAGGTCATTTGCCGCTTTTGTAGGCATTTGA
- a CDS encoding pyridoxamine 5'-phosphate oxidase family protein has product MPDNYFQTVLTPAVQQAQDKYFGEHQIAENAPKGDELTQDEADFIASRDSFYIATVGETGWPYIQHRGGPPGFIKVLSPHLIGFADFKGNRQLVSTGNLTTTDRVALFLMDYPNRTRLKLLGRTRVLYGREHPELVDQLAPESLRRKVERLFLIRVIGYDWNCPQYITPRFTASEVEKLILPLKARIAELEARLAARDGSPDLEKHR; this is encoded by the coding sequence ATGCCCGACAACTATTTCCAGACCGTGCTCACGCCCGCCGTGCAACAAGCCCAGGACAAGTACTTCGGGGAGCATCAAATCGCGGAGAATGCACCCAAGGGCGACGAGCTTACCCAGGACGAAGCGGACTTTATCGCCTCGCGCGACAGCTTCTATATCGCGACCGTCGGCGAGACCGGCTGGCCCTACATTCAACACCGCGGCGGTCCTCCGGGCTTCATAAAGGTGCTGAGCCCTCACCTTATCGGCTTCGCGGATTTCAAGGGCAACCGCCAACTGGTCAGTACCGGTAACCTCACGACGACCGATCGGGTTGCCCTCTTCCTGATGGACTACCCGAACCGCACCCGGCTCAAGCTGCTTGGCCGCACCCGCGTGCTTTACGGGCGCGAGCATCCCGAACTGGTCGATCAGCTCGCCCCCGAATCACTCCGCCGCAAGGTGGAACGGCTCTTCCTCATCCGGGTTATTGGCTACGATTGGAACTGCCCGCAATACATCACCCCGCGGTTTACCGCTTCGGAGGTGGAGAAACTGATCCTGCCGTTAAAGGCCCGCATCGCCGAGTTGGAAGCCCGGCTCGCCGCACGCGACGGCTCCCCTGACCTGGAGAAGCATCGTTGA
- a CDS encoding polysaccharide deacetylase, whose amino-acid sequence MPKEILCAFGVDVDAVAGWLGSYAGEDSPDDISRGLFAGEVGSPRLLNLFKKYNLRTTWFIPGHSAETFPDEMKAVAEAGHEIGVHGYSHENPIAMTREQEEAILDKCLDLLTKLSGKRPTGYVAPWWEFSPVTNELLVERGIKYDHSLMHKDFHPYYIRVGDSWTKIDYSKHPNEWMKPLVRGRETDLIEIPASWYLDDLPPMMFIKKAPNSHGFVNPRHLEEMWRDQFDWVYREYDYAVFAITIHPDVSGRPQVLLMLERLVEHILKHEGTRFLTFDEIADDFKSRFPRAR is encoded by the coding sequence ATGCCAAAGGAAATATTGTGTGCATTCGGAGTAGACGTTGACGCCGTGGCAGGATGGCTCGGGTCTTATGCTGGAGAAGATTCCCCCGATGATATCTCGCGAGGATTGTTCGCCGGCGAAGTCGGTTCACCCCGATTGCTGAACCTGTTTAAGAAGTACAATTTGCGAACCACTTGGTTCATTCCCGGACACTCCGCAGAAACGTTCCCGGACGAAATGAAAGCGGTTGCAGAAGCGGGGCATGAGATCGGAGTTCACGGTTACAGTCACGAAAACCCGATCGCAATGACCCGTGAACAAGAGGAAGCCATCCTGGATAAATGCCTTGATCTGCTGACTAAGCTTTCAGGGAAAAGGCCCACCGGCTATGTGGCTCCCTGGTGGGAATTCAGCCCTGTCACCAATGAATTGCTCGTGGAGCGTGGAATCAAATACGACCATAGCCTGATGCACAAGGACTTTCATCCGTACTACATCAGGGTCGGCGATAGTTGGACGAAAATCGATTATAGCAAACATCCAAACGAGTGGATGAAACCGCTCGTCCGGGGTCGGGAAACGGACTTAATTGAGATCCCGGCAAGTTGGTACCTCGATGATTTGCCGCCGATGATGTTCATAAAGAAAGCTCCGAACAGCCATGGCTTCGTGAATCCCCGGCATCTCGAGGAAATGTGGCGCGATCAGTTCGACTGGGTCTATCGGGAATACGATTACGCCGTGTTCGCGATAACGATTCATCCGGATGTCTCTGGCCGTCCTCAAGTGCTTCTTATGCTTGAGCGGCTCGTGGAGCATATTCTAAAACATGAAGGCACAAGGTTTTTGACCTTCGACGAGATCGCCGATGACTTCAAGAGCCGTTTCCCGCGCGCCCGGTAA
- a CDS encoding SDR family oxidoreductase — MAYESLRQFPNGRSVVVTGGRSGIGRAIVEAFRANGDRVAVLDLISGDDVIRVDVADEGSVRAAFADARERLGPIDILINSAGLLTESPLAEMSLSMWNETIRVDLTGVFLCCREVVGSMRHQKWGRIINISSQLGIKGGIGLSHYSASKAGVIGLTKSLALELAPDNVLVNSIAPGPIETPLVAGISEGWKAAKRAELPLGRFGRPEEVAPAAILLASDPGGNLFVGQTLGPNSGDVMP; from the coding sequence ATGGCATACGAATCGCTTCGCCAATTCCCGAACGGACGCTCCGTCGTCGTCACCGGTGGCAGGAGCGGGATCGGCCGCGCCATCGTCGAGGCCTTCCGGGCCAACGGCGACCGGGTGGCGGTCCTGGATCTAATCAGCGGCGATGATGTCATCCGCGTGGATGTCGCTGACGAAGGCAGCGTTCGAGCTGCTTTTGCCGATGCCCGGGAGCGTCTCGGGCCAATTGACATTTTGATCAACAGTGCGGGATTGCTAACGGAGTCACCGCTCGCAGAGATGTCCCTTTCCATGTGGAACGAAACGATCCGGGTGGACCTGACCGGAGTCTTCCTTTGTTGTCGAGAGGTCGTAGGGTCGATGCGTCATCAAAAGTGGGGACGCATCATCAACATCTCCTCGCAGCTGGGGATTAAGGGCGGAATCGGGCTCAGCCACTACAGCGCGTCTAAAGCGGGTGTAATCGGCCTGACCAAGTCCCTGGCCCTGGAGTTGGCACCAGACAACGTTTTGGTCAACAGCATTGCCCCAGGCCCGATCGAGACCCCGCTCGTTGCGGGTATTTCCGAGGGCTGGAAGGCAGCCAAGCGCGCTGAGTTGCCGCTTGGACGCTTTGGCAGGCCCGAGGAGGTGGCTCCAGCAGCAATCTTGCTCGCCAGTGATCCTGGAGGCAACCTCTTCGTGGGACAAACCCTTGGTCCCAACTCGGGCGACGTCATGCCATAA